One segment of bacterium DNA contains the following:
- a CDS encoding ABC transporter permease, whose protein sequence is MAIRDSRQHRGKLLLFTLSIIMGVGAMVAIGSMNDNFKRDVDDQAKSLLGADLVLSSRQPFKPETETLIDSIGGEQSREISFASMIVFVKNGGTRLIQVKTIEGNFPYYGALETEPIESEKKFRVSQQALVDDGLMIQYGAVLGDSIKLGAMTFQIAGRIKKIPGESAATSLVSPPVYIPMKYLNETNLLQRGSRVLYKIYFKINDSEKIVESIKPHIQKYQLSYETVESRKAALGRSFDNLYRFLNLVAFIALLLGCVGVASSIHVFIKQKWSTIAVLRSMGAKSSQAFLIYLIQIAAMGFWGSLTGVLLGIGIQTILPNVFKDFLPVEVNWSLSWVAIGEGFAIGFLMAMLFALLPLLSVRKISPLVTLRSSYEEKKSGFREPLLWIVMTVITAAVCGFAGAITGDWVQGVFFTIAIALAFGLIILAARLLMRVVKQFLPRAWGYEWRQGLANLYRPNNQTIILMLSIGLGTFLISSLYLTQQMLVDQLSIAGSGTQPNVVLFDIQTDQAEGVAETVQSLGLPIMQRVPIVTMGLAGVKNKTIEEIRADTTSRVPRWVREFRCTYRDTLTNTETIIHGQLQKAVRLPSDTIFISIEESMAENLDVAIGDTVVFNVQGLTVNTLVGNIRKVDWRRVQPNFFVVFPTGVLEGAPQFSVLVTRVTSNEESAQLQQIVVQKFPNISIVDLTLILKTVDSLLSKISFVIRFMAFFSMLTGFIVLISALITSRYQRLNESVLLRTLGAVRRQVLRIMGIEYLFLGGLAALTGSILALGGAWALAYFVFETPYDPAWLPVVSVWLVVTAMTIMIGIFVSRDVLEKPPLEVLRSEV, encoded by the coding sequence ATGGCTATTCGTGATAGCCGGCAACATCGCGGTAAATTATTATTGTTTACACTGTCGATTATCATGGGCGTCGGAGCTATGGTGGCCATCGGATCGATGAATGATAATTTTAAACGCGATGTGGACGATCAAGCCAAGTCGTTGCTCGGAGCCGATTTGGTGTTATCCAGCCGTCAGCCTTTTAAACCTGAGACGGAAACATTGATCGATTCGATCGGCGGCGAGCAATCGCGCGAGATCAGTTTCGCGTCGATGATTGTTTTCGTTAAAAACGGCGGAACGCGGCTGATTCAAGTGAAAACCATCGAAGGTAATTTTCCATATTATGGCGCATTAGAGACGGAGCCGATAGAATCGGAAAAAAAATTCCGTGTTTCACAACAAGCGCTTGTCGATGACGGGCTGATGATTCAATACGGCGCCGTTTTGGGTGATTCAATTAAGTTAGGTGCGATGACGTTTCAAATTGCCGGGAGAATCAAAAAGATTCCGGGCGAATCGGCGGCCACATCCCTCGTCAGCCCGCCGGTGTACATTCCGATGAAATATTTGAATGAAACCAACCTCCTACAACGCGGCAGCAGGGTTCTTTATAAAATATATTTCAAAATAAATGATTCTGAAAAAATTGTCGAATCGATTAAACCGCATATTCAGAAATATCAATTATCGTACGAAACGGTCGAGAGCCGGAAAGCCGCCTTAGGAAGATCGTTTGATAATCTATATCGGTTTTTGAACCTGGTGGCGTTCATTGCCTTGTTATTGGGCTGTGTGGGAGTGGCCAGTTCCATTCATGTGTTTATCAAACAAAAATGGTCAACCATTGCAGTGTTGCGATCGATGGGAGCGAAATCGTCGCAGGCGTTTTTAATTTATTTGATACAAATCGCAGCGATGGGTTTCTGGGGTTCTCTCACAGGCGTCTTGCTGGGTATCGGCATTCAAACGATTTTGCCTAATGTGTTTAAAGATTTTTTACCGGTAGAAGTCAATTGGAGTTTATCATGGGTGGCTATTGGTGAGGGATTTGCCATTGGATTTTTGATGGCCATGCTGTTTGCCCTGTTGCCTTTGTTGAGCGTACGAAAAATTTCGCCGCTCGTCACCTTACGTTCGTCTTACGAAGAAAAAAAATCCGGATTCAGAGAGCCGTTGCTCTGGATCGTCATGACGGTTATCACAGCCGCCGTATGCGGATTTGCCGGAGCGATTACCGGTGATTGGGTACAAGGCGTATTCTTCACCATTGCGATTGCCTTGGCATTCGGGCTGATAATTCTTGCGGCGCGACTATTGATGCGAGTTGTTAAACAATTTCTGCCGCGGGCCTGGGGGTACGAATGGCGGCAGGGTTTGGCGAATTTATATCGCCCGAACAATCAGACGATCATTCTGATGCTGTCCATCGGACTCGGTACATTTTTAATTTCAAGCTTATATCTCACGCAGCAAATGCTGGTGGACCAATTATCCATCGCAGGGAGCGGCACGCAACCGAATGTCGTGCTGTTTGATATTCAAACCGATCAGGCCGAAGGTGTTGCTGAAACCGTACAATCGCTGGGTCTTCCGATCATGCAGCGCGTGCCGATTGTCACCATGGGACTTGCCGGCGTAAAAAACAAAACAATTGAAGAAATCCGAGCCGACACAACATCGCGCGTGCCCCGCTGGGTCAGAGAATTCAGATGCACTTACCGCGATACGCTGACAAATACGGAAACGATCATTCATGGGCAATTACAAAAAGCGGTACGTCTACCGTCGGATACCATTTTCATTTCCATCGAAGAAAGTATGGCTGAAAATCTTGATGTTGCTATCGGTGATACGGTCGTTTTCAACGTGCAAGGTTTGACCGTGAACACGTTGGTCGGAAATATCCGAAAAGTTGATTGGCGCCGCGTGCAGCCGAATTTTTTTGTAGTCTTTCCAACCGGCGTTCTCGAAGGCGCGCCGCAATTTTCTGTACTCGTAACGCGCGTAACATCGAATGAGGAATCCGCTCAGTTACAGCAAATCGTTGTTCAAAAATTTCCTAATATTTCCATCGTTGATCTTACGTTGATTTTAAAAACCGTTGACTCACTTCTTAGTAAAATTTCCTTTGTCATTCGTTTTATGGCGTTTTTCAGTATGCTGACGGGATTTATTGTTTTAATCAGCGCTTTGATCACAAGTCGTTATCAAAGGTTGAATGAAAGCGTACTGTTGCGGACTTTAGGCGCTGTGAGACGGCAAGTGTTACGAATCATGGGAATTGAATACTTATTTTTAGGAGGGTTGGCTGCGCTGACAGGATCCATTTTGGCGCTTGGCGGTGCGTGGGCGCTGGCTTATTTTGTATTTGAAACGCCATACGATCCGGCGTGGTTGCCGGTTGTGAGTGTTTGGCTTGTAGTGACGGCGATGACAATCATGATCGGTATATTCGTCAGCCGCGATGTACTTGAAAAGCCGCCGTTGGAAGTGCTTCGTTCTGAAGTGTGA
- a CDS encoding alanine--glyoxylate aminotransferase family protein, giving the protein MVTKSFHPPMRTLMGPGPSDVYPRVLEALSRPTIGHLDPKFVEMMDEVKALLQYAFQTKNELTMVVSAPGSAGMETCFANLVEPGDKVIICQNGVFGGRMKDMAERCGGQAVLVEDAWGTAVSPQKLEDALKNNRDAKLVAFVQAETSTGALSDAKTLVDIAHKYDCIAIVDAVTSLGGVPVKVDEWQIDAIYSGTQKCLSCIPGLSPLSFGPRAVEKIKNRKTKIQSWFMDLNLVMSYWSGGTKRAYHHTAPINPLYGLHEALVILQEEGLENSWARHRKHHLALKAGFEAMGLQFIVPENQRLPQLNAVTIPQGMDDATVRTALLNSYGLEIGGGLGSLAGKIWRIGLMGYGCNMKNVVTCLTAMETVLSGLRAKINKGVGLHEAYSIFHQ; this is encoded by the coding sequence ATGGTAACGAAATCTTTTCATCCTCCGATGCGAACATTGATGGGTCCCGGGCCATCGGATGTCTATCCGCGCGTGTTGGAAGCATTATCACGTCCGACCATCGGCCATCTCGATCCTAAATTTGTCGAAATGATGGACGAAGTCAAAGCGCTTCTGCAATATGCTTTTCAAACTAAGAACGAATTGACTATGGTCGTTTCCGCTCCCGGCTCGGCCGGTATGGAGACGTGTTTTGCCAATTTAGTTGAACCCGGTGACAAAGTAATCATCTGTCAAAACGGTGTTTTCGGCGGCCGTATGAAAGACATGGCCGAACGTTGCGGCGGTCAGGCTGTTCTGGTTGAGGATGCCTGGGGAACAGCGGTAAGTCCCCAAAAATTGGAGGACGCGCTGAAAAATAACCGTGACGCCAAGTTGGTTGCTTTCGTGCAGGCGGAAACGTCGACGGGCGCTTTATCCGATGCGAAAACGCTGGTTGATATCGCGCATAAATATGATTGCATCGCTATTGTCGATGCGGTGACGTCGCTGGGCGGCGTTCCGGTGAAAGTGGACGAATGGCAAATTGACGCGATTTATTCCGGAACGCAGAAATGTTTGTCATGTATTCCGGGGTTGTCGCCGCTGAGTTTCGGTCCGCGCGCCGTGGAGAAGATCAAAAACAGGAAAACGAAAATTCAAAGCTGGTTTATGGATTTGAATTTAGTCATGTCCTACTGGAGCGGAGGGACGAAACGTGCGTATCATCATACGGCGCCGATCAATCCTTTGTATGGACTCCACGAAGCGCTGGTCATTTTGCAGGAAGAAGGATTGGAAAATTCTTGGGCGCGGCACAGGAAACATCATTTAGCGCTCAAAGCCGGTTTTGAAGCCATGGGATTACAATTCATTGTTCCCGAAAATCAGCGGTTGCCGCAACTCAATGCGGTGACCATTCCACAAGGTATGGATGATGCGACTGTGCGAACGGCATTACTTAATTCGTATGGCCTTGAAATCGGCGGTGGACTGGGGTCGCTCGCCGGAAAAATCTGGCGCATCGGTTTGATGGGCTATGGGTGCAATATGAAAAACGTCGTGACTTGT